One segment of Nocardioides sp. QY071 DNA contains the following:
- a CDS encoding DUF5931 domain-containing protein, translated as MTTTKAALAVEDRMFRALAVLRVVVLGYAVVLNAYRNNFDHPVLGWVCVAVMVVATAVATVVYAAPERRVTAVLLADLALALALLLATPVVKGPWFQATIPGYWIVGALLAWAVRYGWRGGTIAAVLLGAVDLLTRSHVAQKDWGNVFLILLGGSMVGFVCESLKAMAAERDLAQREAAAAAERVRLARAVHDGVLQVLALVQRQGGELGRAAGAQEQALRTLIRSQDALTATPQALAGHADLARALGTLGARPGIEVGLPAGAVELPAHTVTELAAVVRACLDNVERHVGPDARAWVLVEDLGDQVEVSVRDDGPGIAAGRLEAAEQEGRLGVVESIRGRVRDLGGTASLDTGSYGTEWTFVVPRGQERS; from the coding sequence CTGACGACCACCAAGGCGGCTCTGGCCGTCGAGGACCGGATGTTCCGGGCCCTCGCGGTGCTGCGGGTCGTCGTGCTGGGCTACGCCGTCGTCCTCAACGCCTACCGCAACAACTTCGACCACCCGGTCCTCGGCTGGGTCTGCGTCGCGGTGATGGTGGTCGCGACCGCGGTCGCGACCGTCGTGTACGCCGCCCCCGAGCGTCGCGTCACCGCGGTGCTGCTGGCCGACCTCGCGCTGGCGCTCGCCCTGCTGCTCGCGACCCCGGTGGTCAAGGGACCGTGGTTCCAGGCGACCATCCCGGGCTACTGGATCGTCGGGGCGCTGCTGGCGTGGGCGGTGCGCTACGGCTGGCGGGGCGGCACGATCGCGGCGGTGCTGCTCGGCGCGGTCGACCTGCTGACCCGCTCGCACGTCGCCCAGAAGGACTGGGGCAACGTCTTCCTGATCCTGCTCGGCGGCTCGATGGTTGGCTTCGTCTGTGAGTCGCTGAAGGCGATGGCGGCCGAGCGCGACCTGGCGCAGCGCGAGGCCGCCGCGGCGGCGGAGAGGGTCCGGCTGGCCCGGGCCGTGCACGACGGCGTGCTGCAGGTGCTCGCCCTGGTCCAGCGCCAGGGTGGCGAGCTGGGCCGTGCGGCCGGTGCGCAGGAGCAGGCGCTGCGCACCCTGATCCGCTCCCAGGACGCCCTGACCGCGACCCCGCAGGCGCTGGCCGGGCACGCCGACCTCGCTCGCGCGCTGGGCACGCTCGGCGCCCGGCCCGGCATCGAGGTGGGCCTGCCGGCGGGCGCCGTCGAGCTGCCCGCCCACACCGTCACCGAGCTGGCCGCGGTCGTCCGGGCCTGCCTCGACAACGTCGAACGGCACGTCGGGCCCGACGCCCGTGCCTGGGTGCTCGTCGAGGACCTCGGCGACCAGGTCGAGGTGAGCGTGCGCGACGACGGGCCCGGCATCGCTGCCGGCCGGCTCGAGGCCGCCGAGCAGGAGGGCCGGCTCGGCGTCGTGGAGTCGATCCGCGGTCGGGTCCGCGACCTCGGCGGGACCGCGTCCCTCGACACCGGCTCCTACGGGACCGAGTGGACCTTCGTCGTCCCCCGTGGGCAGGAGCGATCGTGA
- a CDS encoding response regulator transcription factor, which translates to MTDPIRVMVVDDHPMWRDAVERDLQAAGFDVVAVAATGAEAIARFHATRPRVVVLDLQIPEPSGVEVTAQVLAAEPSSRVLILSASGEQDDVLAAVKAGATGYLLKSASREELLTAVRRVAKGDTVFTPGLAALVLGEFRRMNEPATPPGERLTDRETEILRMVAKGVSYKDIAERLVISHRTVQNHVQNTLRKLQMHNRVELTRYVIEQGLDADDEN; encoded by the coding sequence ATGACGGACCCGATCCGGGTGATGGTCGTCGACGACCACCCGATGTGGCGCGACGCCGTCGAGCGCGACCTGCAGGCTGCCGGCTTCGACGTGGTCGCCGTGGCGGCCACGGGCGCCGAGGCGATCGCCCGGTTCCACGCGACCCGGCCGCGGGTGGTGGTCCTCGACCTCCAGATCCCCGAGCCGAGCGGCGTCGAGGTCACCGCACAGGTGCTGGCGGCCGAGCCGTCCTCGCGGGTGCTCATCCTGTCCGCCTCCGGCGAGCAGGACGACGTGCTGGCGGCGGTGAAGGCCGGCGCCACCGGCTACCTCCTCAAGTCCGCCTCGCGTGAGGAGCTGCTGACCGCCGTACGCCGGGTCGCGAAGGGCGACACCGTCTTCACGCCCGGCCTGGCAGCGCTGGTGCTCGGCGAGTTCCGGCGGATGAACGAGCCGGCCACGCCGCCGGGGGAGCGGCTGACCGACCGCGAGACCGAGATCCTGCGGATGGTCGCGAAGGGGGTGTCCTACAAGGACATCGCCGAGCGGCTGGTGATCTCGCACCGCACCGTGCAGAACCACGTGCAGAACACCCTGCGCAAGCTGCAGATGCACAACCGGGTCGAGCTCACCCGGTACGTGATCGAGCAGGGCCTCGACGCCGACGACGAGAACTGA
- a CDS encoding alpha/beta fold hydrolase → MPPSTPERGTDQTAALTIAARPELTGGRRIGVLLSHGFTGSPASMRPWGEHLGALGYGVAVPLLPGHGTTWQELNTLRWTDWYAELTRTFDALRAEHDAVVVGGLSMGGALVLRLAADRPDEVAGVMVVNPAVATRRLDVKLLPVLKHLVPSFPAIANDIKKPGVDERGYDRTPLKAIHSLIQAWPSLRTDLPRITAPLVYFRSADDHVVDDASEPLVLDGISSTDVTRIALPESFHVATLDNDAPTIFEESAAFVARVTGA, encoded by the coding sequence ATGCCTCCGAGCACCCCCGAGCGCGGGACCGACCAGACCGCCGCCCTGACCATCGCGGCCCGGCCGGAGCTGACCGGCGGACGCCGGATCGGCGTGCTGCTCAGCCACGGCTTCACCGGCTCGCCAGCGTCGATGCGACCGTGGGGCGAGCACCTCGGCGCGCTCGGGTACGGCGTCGCCGTACCCCTGCTGCCCGGGCACGGCACCACCTGGCAGGAGCTCAACACCCTGCGCTGGACAGACTGGTACGCCGAGCTCACCCGCACCTTCGACGCGCTGCGCGCCGAGCACGACGCGGTCGTGGTCGGCGGGCTGTCGATGGGAGGTGCGCTCGTGCTCCGGCTGGCCGCCGACCGGCCCGACGAGGTCGCCGGCGTGATGGTGGTCAACCCCGCGGTCGCGACCAGGCGGCTCGACGTCAAGCTGCTGCCGGTGCTCAAGCACCTGGTGCCGTCCTTCCCCGCGATCGCCAACGACATCAAGAAGCCCGGTGTCGACGAGCGCGGCTACGACCGTACCCCGCTCAAGGCGATCCACTCGCTGATCCAGGCGTGGCCGTCGCTGCGCACCGACCTGCCGCGGATCACCGCTCCCCTGGTCTACTTCCGCTCCGCCGACGACCACGTCGTCGACGACGCCTCCGAGCCGCTGGTGCTCGACGGCATCTCGTCGACCGACGTCACGCGCATCGCGCTGCCGGAGAGCTTCCACGTGGCCACGCTCGACAACGACGCTCCCACGATCTTCGAGGAGTCGGCGGCCTTCGTCGCGCGGGTGACCGGGGCGTAG
- a CDS encoding flavin reductase: MTIHSTHPFADADPDPARRFRGRVGGAVTLWTAGDEHDRAGLTVTSLMVALGPEPCVLALLDPDSDLLDTLRSTGQGVIQLLTWADRQLAESFAGTAPAPGGPFRQAPFVAESHGPRLASATTWAGVRLAGEREVGWSVEVSAVLEQVVVGDEDDPLLHRRGRFLRVS, from the coding sequence GTGACGATCCACAGCACGCACCCCTTCGCCGACGCCGATCCGGACCCGGCGCGCCGCTTCCGCGGCCGGGTCGGCGGCGCGGTCACGCTGTGGACCGCCGGCGACGAGCACGACCGGGCCGGCCTGACCGTCACCTCGTTGATGGTCGCGCTCGGCCCCGAGCCGTGTGTGCTGGCCCTCCTCGACCCCGACTCCGACCTGCTCGACACGCTCCGCTCGACCGGGCAGGGCGTCATCCAGCTGCTGACCTGGGCCGACCGCCAGCTGGCCGAGTCGTTCGCCGGTACGGCGCCCGCCCCCGGCGGCCCGTTCCGCCAGGCCCCGTTCGTCGCCGAGTCCCACGGCCCCCGGCTCGCCTCCGCCACCACCTGGGCCGGCGTCCGGCTGGCAGGGGAGCGCGAGGTCGGCTGGTCGGTCGAGGTGAGTGCGGTCCTCGAGCAGGTCGTGGTCGGGGACGAGGACGACCCGCTGCTGCACCGCCGCGGCCGCTTCCTGCGGGTCTCGTGA
- a CDS encoding lysophospholipid acyltransferase family protein yields the protein MFYWFLKFVALGPLLKVVFRPRAEGVENVPATGPAILASNHLSYADWLFMPLVIPRMVRFVAKAEYFTSPGVKGWLQKNFFSGTGNIPIDRTSGDAASGALVSAKRVLAEGELFGIYPEGTRSHDGRLYRGKTGIARLTLETGVPVIPVAVVGTDVVAPPGKKFGRITRPTVRFGKPLDFSRYAGMENDRFILRSITDEIMYEIMRLSQQEYVDMYATRAKAESKSESRKLAS from the coding sequence TTGTTCTACTGGTTCCTGAAGTTCGTCGCCCTCGGGCCGCTGCTGAAGGTCGTCTTCCGCCCCAGGGCCGAAGGCGTCGAGAACGTCCCCGCCACGGGGCCGGCGATCCTCGCCAGCAACCACCTCTCCTACGCCGACTGGCTGTTCATGCCGCTGGTCATCCCGCGGATGGTGCGCTTCGTCGCGAAGGCCGAGTACTTCACCTCGCCCGGCGTCAAGGGCTGGCTGCAGAAGAACTTCTTCAGCGGTACGGGCAACATCCCGATCGACCGCACCAGCGGTGACGCCGCTTCCGGCGCCCTGGTCTCCGCGAAGCGGGTGCTGGCCGAGGGCGAGCTGTTCGGCATCTACCCCGAGGGCACCCGCTCCCACGACGGTCGTCTCTACCGGGGCAAGACCGGGATCGCGCGGCTGACCCTGGAGACCGGCGTACCCGTCATCCCGGTCGCCGTCGTCGGCACCGACGTGGTGGCTCCGCCGGGCAAGAAGTTCGGCCGGATCACCCGCCCCACGGTGCGCTTCGGCAAGCCGCTCGACTTCTCCCGCTACGCCGGCATGGAGAACGACCGCTTCATCCTGCGCTCGATCACCGACGAGATCATGTACGAGATCATGCGGCTCTCCCAGCAGGAGTACGTCGACATGTACGCCACCCGCGCCAAGGCCGAGTCGAAGTCCGAGTCACGGAAGCTCGCCTCCTGA
- a CDS encoding glycosyltransferase 87 family protein: protein MTAAPARLWALWGLTRLLLVVLLMTGESGSISDLNYYRASLDDLGSRGVGDTLAEYPVPAFLLLAAPYALLSLAGLTASYQVLVLVLLLALDAGFLAALVRRGRTATPALAWLVATPALGAISYARFDLVPGVLVALALFALVAAPRRAALLAVLATGVKYSPALVLPALAAPATGRVRVVVSGALAGIGLVAVSIAVGGWDRIVSPLAYQGDRGLQVESLAATPAVLRWALSPGDHEIFFAPSLAWEIDGPWTDVLLRVSVVMTVLLAAALVALWVLAWTRLPDARTGLPAVVWLTLAALSAFVVSGKVLSPQYLLWLLPAACAGLAMLDGEDQRRLGRWTAALLVAAVLSHVIYPHAYRALIDGHSGWSVPVAALLALRNLLLAALCVTALAAAWGAVRRVPRRPRDRAASPAS, encoded by the coding sequence ATGACCGCGGCGCCCGCCCGGCTGTGGGCGCTGTGGGGCCTGACCCGGCTGCTCCTGGTCGTGCTGCTGATGACCGGGGAGTCGGGGTCGATCTCCGACCTCAACTACTACAGGGCGAGCCTCGACGACCTCGGGTCCCGCGGCGTGGGGGACACCCTCGCGGAGTACCCGGTGCCGGCGTTCCTGCTGCTCGCCGCGCCCTACGCGCTGCTGTCGCTCGCCGGCCTGACCGCGTCGTACCAGGTCCTGGTGCTGGTCCTCCTCCTCGCGCTCGACGCGGGCTTCCTGGCGGCCCTGGTCCGGCGTGGACGTACGGCGACACCGGCGCTCGCCTGGCTGGTCGCGACCCCCGCGCTCGGGGCGATCAGCTATGCCCGGTTCGACCTCGTGCCCGGTGTCCTGGTCGCGCTGGCCCTCTTCGCGCTCGTCGCCGCCCCCCGCCGGGCCGCGCTGCTGGCGGTCCTGGCGACCGGCGTGAAGTACAGCCCCGCGCTCGTCCTCCCCGCCCTCGCGGCCCCCGCCACAGGCAGGGTGCGTGTCGTCGTGTCCGGTGCCCTGGCGGGCATCGGGCTGGTGGCGGTGAGCATCGCGGTCGGCGGCTGGGACCGGATCGTGTCGCCGCTGGCCTACCAGGGCGACCGCGGCCTGCAGGTCGAGTCCCTCGCCGCGACCCCGGCCGTGCTGCGCTGGGCGCTCTCACCCGGCGACCACGAGATCTTCTTCGCGCCCTCCCTCGCCTGGGAGATCGACGGGCCCTGGACCGATGTCCTGCTCCGGGTCTCGGTCGTGATGACCGTGCTGCTCGCGGCCGCCCTCGTCGCCCTGTGGGTGCTCGCCTGGACCCGACTGCCCGACGCGCGGACTGGTCTGCCGGCGGTGGTGTGGCTGACGCTGGCCGCGCTCAGCGCGTTCGTGGTGAGCGGCAAGGTGCTCAGCCCGCAGTACCTGCTCTGGCTGCTGCCCGCCGCGTGCGCCGGCCTCGCGATGCTGGACGGGGAGGACCAGCGCCGGCTCGGACGCTGGACGGCCGCGCTGCTCGTCGCGGCGGTGCTGTCCCACGTGATCTACCCGCACGCCTACCGCGCGCTGATCGACGGGCACTCCGGCTGGAGCGTCCCGGTGGCCGCGCTGCTCGCGCTGCGCAACCTGCTGCTCGCCGCCCTGTGCGTCACGGCCCTGGCGGCGGCGTGGGGTGCGGTCAGACGCGTGCCCCGTCGTCCCAGGGATCGCGCGGCGAGCCCGGCGTCCTGA